Proteins encoded together in one Equus asinus isolate D_3611 breed Donkey chromosome 12, EquAss-T2T_v2, whole genome shotgun sequence window:
- the LY6E gene encoding lymphocyte antigen 6E isoform X1, translated as MRLATGLLGLCETPDGTPAPSRMKVFLPMLLAALLGVDRAHSLVCFSCTNQNSNFYCLKPTVCSDSDNYCVTMSAAAGIGNIVDLGHSLNKGCSPICPGPPSVNLGVASVGVHCCQSFLCNISAADGGLRASATMLGLGLLLSLLSALLRLGP; from the exons ACCGGGCTTCTTGGGCTTTGTGAGACCCCAGACGGGACACCTGCCCCCTCCAGAATGAAAGTCTTCCTGCCTATGCTGCTGGCTGCCCTCCTGGGAGTGGATCGAG CCCACTCCCTGGTGTGCTTCTCTTGCACGAATCAGAACAGCAATTTTTACTGCCTGAAACCGACCGTCTGCTCTGACTCGGACAACTACTGCGTGACCATGTCTGCCGCCGCGGGCATTG GGAACATAGTGGACTTGGGCCACTCCTTGAACAAAGGCTGCTCCCCGATCTGCCCTGGGCCCCCGAGTGTTAACCTTGGTGTGGCGTCCGTGGGCGTCCACTGCTGCCAGAGCTTCCTGTGCAACATCAGCGCGGCCGATGGCGGGCTGCGGGCCAGCGCCACCATGCTGGGCCTGGGGCTCCTGCTTAGTCTGCTGTCCGCTCTGCTGCGGCTTGGCCCCTGA
- the LY6E gene encoding lymphocyte antigen 6E isoform X2: MKVFLPMLLAALLGVDRAHSLVCFSCTNQNSNFYCLKPTVCSDSDNYCVTMSAAAGIGNIVDLGHSLNKGCSPICPGPPSVNLGVASVGVHCCQSFLCNISAADGGLRASATMLGLGLLLSLLSALLRLGP; encoded by the exons ATGAAAGTCTTCCTGCCTATGCTGCTGGCTGCCCTCCTGGGAGTGGATCGAG CCCACTCCCTGGTGTGCTTCTCTTGCACGAATCAGAACAGCAATTTTTACTGCCTGAAACCGACCGTCTGCTCTGACTCGGACAACTACTGCGTGACCATGTCTGCCGCCGCGGGCATTG GGAACATAGTGGACTTGGGCCACTCCTTGAACAAAGGCTGCTCCCCGATCTGCCCTGGGCCCCCGAGTGTTAACCTTGGTGTGGCGTCCGTGGGCGTCCACTGCTGCCAGAGCTTCCTGTGCAACATCAGCGCGGCCGATGGCGGGCTGCGGGCCAGCGCCACCATGCTGGGCCTGGGGCTCCTGCTTAGTCTGCTGTCCGCTCTGCTGCGGCTTGGCCCCTGA